One genomic region from Tigriopus californicus strain San Diego chromosome 4, Tcal_SD_v2.1, whole genome shotgun sequence encodes:
- the LOC131879377 gene encoding DCN1-like protein 1 — protein MNRIKSAHRDRLREFMSLTQTTERVAIQCLSVHDWKLDIALDAYFSHPDYFHGGGGGQPPMVSGRAPAVDRRKLEQLYNKYKDPNDAGKIGMNGVVKLLEDLQLDASSRLVLLLAWRFKAAAQCEFSREEFMSGMADLGCDSVEKLKSKLPTLEREIMDPNRFKDFYQFTFNYAKNPGQKSLELEMALAYWNIVLEGRFQFLNIWITFLKENHKRSIPKDTWNLLLDFAQTVDEKMSNYDENGAWPVLIDDFVEYARPIISPQAS, from the exons ATG AATCGGATCAAATCCGCGCACCGTGATCGATTGCGCGAGTTCATGTCATTGACGCAGACGACGGAACGCGTGGCCATTCAATGTTTGTCCGTGCACGATTGGAAGCTGGATATTGCCCTGGACGCCTACTTCTCACATCCCGACTACTTCCACGGCGGGGGTGGGGGCCAGCCTCCCATGGTCTCAGGGCGTGCCCCGGCCGTTGACCGACGCAAATTGGAACAGCTCTACAACAAATACAAAG ATCCCAACGATGCGGGCAAGATCGGAATGAACGGCGTGGTGAAGCTCCTGGAGGACCTCCAGTTAGACGCGAGTTCCCGTTTGGTCCTTTTGTTGGCTTGGCGATTCAAGGCGGCAGCCCAATGCGAGTTTTCACGGGAAGAGTTCATGTCCGGCATGGCAGACTTAGG CTGTGATTCCGTGGAGAAACTCAAGAGCAAGCTTCCCACCTTGGAACGAGAGATTATGGATCCGAATCGATTCAAAGACTTCTATCAGTTTACCTTCAACTACGCCAAGAATCCGGGGCAAAAATCCTTAGAGCTAGAAATGGCCTTAGCTTACTGGAATATTGTCTTGGAGGGGCGATTTCAATTCCTTAACATATGGATCACATTTCTCAAG GAAAACCACAAAAGATCCATTCCCAAAGACACTTGGAACCTGTTGCTGGATTTTGCCCAGACGGTGGATGAAAAGATGTCCAATTATGACGAGAACGGGGCATGGCCCGTCCTCATAGATGACTTTGTCGAATACGCCCGGCCCATCATTTCTCCCCAAGCCTCTTAG
- the LOC131879146 gene encoding ropporin-1-like protein — protein MPEFNAKPYNNHRIHIPNEFPRILKQYTKAAIRTQPKDLLVWSVAYFRCLANGEIPPVKERLEYPIPSTPSGLTPGLLRVLNKQLRQRAIVQKPLLEARWRGICMEEATLENLLEEGNLTDDNIPWKQFVAEAAANIAPNSTIDSHMEVICEAMSDHPEGISSSLKMPEFVAMFRLTAKKLQIDQESVKKIEGYLETVAERQGGILLPQNLRSQDCPAI, from the exons ATGCCGGAGTTCAATGCAAAACCGTACAACAATCATCGGATCCACATTCCAAATGAGTTTCCCCGGATATTGAAGCAATACACGAAGGCTGCCATTCGGACTCAGCCCAAAGATCTCCTGGTTTGGTCAGTGGCTTACTTTAG GTGTCTAGCCAACGGAGAAATCCCTCCCGTCAAAGAACGATTGGAATATCCTATTCCATCAACTCCATCTGGTCTGACCCCAG GTTTGCTGCGAGTTTTGAATAAACAATTGAGACAAAGAGCTATAGTCCAAAAGCCACTATTGGAAGCGAGATGGCGAGGCATTTGCATGGAGGAAGCCACACTAGAGAATCTCCTGGAGGAAG GCAACTTGACCGACGATAATATTCCATGGAAGCAATTTGTGGCCGAGGCAGCGGCCAATATTGCTCCCAATTCAACGATTGACTCGCATATGGAGGTGATTTGTGAGGCCATGTCGGATCATCCAGAGGGAATCTCAAGTTCGCTGAAGATGCCGGAGTTCGTGGCAATGTTCCGCTTGACGGCCAAGAAGCTTCAAATTGACCAAGAGTCagtcaagaaaattgaaggaTATCTGGAAACTGTGGCTGAACGTCAGGGTGGAATTTTGCTCCCTCAAAACCTAAGATCCCAAGATTGTCCAGCTATTTAA
- the LOC131878693 gene encoding glutathione S-transferase 1-like, which produces MSVIKLYGDNFSVATRSVTIILDKLDLKYEMIHIDVLKGMNLTPSFQKINATQMIPVLIDGSFKITESRAICTYLATKFGSELYPSILVDRARVDEMLYYDACLVSPTFQGLMRPVLQGADVADVEVGKMMGILHHLNKVLSSTGFMAKTEQLSVADFVLFAMIATLEAVAVIDLSIYKNLGIWLERCKSAIPNYDRANGNGLKKVVRYYLVRTGVAK; this is translated from the exons ATGTCTGTTATTAAACTATACGGCGACAACTTCTCCGTGGCCACAAGGTCCGTGACGATCATCCTTGACAAGCTGGACTTGAAATACGAAATGATTCACATCGACGTCCTTAAGGGTATGAATCTCACCccttcatttcaaaag ATCAATGCAACTCAAATGATTCCGGTCCTCATTGACGGCTCGTTTAAAATCACTGAAAGCCGTGCAATCTGTACCTATCTGGCCACTAAATTTGGCAGTGAGCTATATCCTTCAATCCTTGTGGATCGAGCACGTGTGGACGAGATGCTGTACTACGATGCTTGTTTAGTTTCTCCCACATTTCAAGGCCTCATG CGTCCGGTGTTGCAAGGAGCAGATGTGGCAGATGTGGAGGTTGGAAAAATGATGGGTATTCTTCACCATTTGAATAAAGTCTTGTCTTCAACGGGATTCATGGCTAAGACTGAGCAACTTAGTGTGGCTGATTTTGTTCTATTTGCCATGATTGCTACTTTGGAGGCCGTGGCCGTTATTGATCTGTCCATTTACAAGAACCTCGGCATTTGGTTGGAGAGGTGCAAATCTGCTATACCAAATTATGATAGGGCAAATGGTAATGGCTTGAAAAAGGTGGTTCGATACTACCTTGTCCGCACTGGAGTGGCAAAATGA
- the LOC131878690 gene encoding collagen alpha-2(IV) chain-like translates to MTGLLSTPIYPGFFGHRHRWKRRTTRNDKSVIWSFVFLTLLTNIPVSIAQFGKTRRQVATYDNRKWNNNANNRFRNVGASDVSYNDYFGSQLQNQSPYNTVPGATGDSGCRSKGGDCCQAMCLAEKGSRGPPGLTGPRGEQGRQGFPGVEGLPGPKGERGLDGPQGPRGSKGDRGKTGVPGHPGFKGDHGISGIPGIPGTPGMPGCNGTDGERGDSGFPGAPGPRGFPGLPGSKGIKGEPAYARPGAVGQKGEPGLDGSPGNPGMPGAQGLPGMKGDRGESGPEGKPGSPGDKGQKGERGITFYGQKGQAGQKGPRGPPGQYNGISQVGPLNPEINSTVFRGPPGDQGMKGDNGPPGPPGLKGEKGDRGFNGLNGNLGEKGLPGPPGPRGREGRFGPPGPIGQKGDQGRDGYDGLPGRPGQKGDPGLPGSDGPSGLPGPVGMPGGGVGTPGPIGPTGPRGFPGPPGQPGRDGFDGAPGIKGDIGPAGGSGLPGLPGPEGPPGVKGEKGTSGQTGFPGNPGLRGERGPPGAQGLPGIKGDKGMSIPGARGKDGFPGRPGMSGSKGERGYPGERGVPGDALKGTPGPPGQLGPIGEKGRDGMPGRPGLPGLKGDKGLKGGECPSCFPGPKGDKGEPGKDGTDGRPGERGPSGGSGLKGERGDDGPTGPPGLPGTGGQPGREGLPGPKGEKGKDAIVAENLLKGGSGPKGERGENGFPGPQGPPGSPGLTGLPGPVGLPGIKGDQGPKGLDGFPGRNGVPGPPGITGPPGRPLKGDIGPPGAIGAPGERGDDGDLGPRGEPGDCPPMEADASTVGPKGEPGIPGRRGEKAEKGEPGPMGPPGPSGPKGDRGQQGNPGPYGTPGQPGLKGDRGIPGVIGFPGPKGDQGLPGLPGRLGDKGFKGDAGIPGVGPPGPSGLPGMKGEKGLPGLPGKTGPAGNPGKIGFPGQKGDQGLDGLPGLYGVKGDKGNSGPLGPQGPPGPPGPPGRDGPKGNPGPLGENGAPGMPGRPGEKGDKGFSGRDGIKGFPGLPGRPGVPGIRGLDGLPGSKGDQGQVGFPGGPGNPGVSGNPGAPGFPGAKGDIGPIGPNGRPGMPGQPGQKGRDGLPGPMGPRGFPGNVAAKGDKGNAGLPGPPGQVGAPGMDGIPGTKGDSGLPGFGRPGLKGDKGERGSSGAPGFPGMKGEKGNAGMVGLPGPKGERGSNGFAGMPGMQGLDGRPGMKGEPGIPGIDGRPGMKGNTGFPGKPGNDGRIGNPGPAGPKGYPGMPGQRGDKGAIGLPGRPGLQGIKGDKGDRGTTGLPGLPGVKGERGFPGPEGNNGLPGDKGRDGMPGIPGQPGMNGQKGMSGSPGVPGQSGETIKGEKGLPGVPGKQGRPGQPGFPGIKGDEGVPGLPGRDGQKGDTGPQGFPGPRGEAGPTGPPGMPGRDGMKGNSGMPGIPGFPGQKGNNGQSGPPGPPGLKGEPGTPGRTGITGFPGIKGDAGDNGPPGRPGTPGLQGTKGDSGPPGPFGPPGIQGEKGQAGRPGMPGMKGNPGVPGIRGPPGNPGLPGLPGLQGSPGIPGIKGDRGKAGFDGVPGPPGLPGMKGDAGFEGRPGLSGPPGIPGTPGRDGQDCQADSTYLSGNLLVRHSQAASIPLCGEGEEKLWDGYSMLYIEGNEKAHHQDLGMAGSCINRFNTMPFLFCDVNDVCNYASRNDKSYWLSTNAPIPMMPVAEFAIREFISRCVVCETRANVMAVHSQDENVPDCPNGWGSLWLGYSFAMHTAAGAEGGGQSLSSPGSCLKDFRATPFIECSGGRGTCHYFANKFSFWLATIDPNAQFNQPIPQTLKAGTLRMRVSRCQVCMKQT, encoded by the exons ATGACAGGCCTTCTCTCAACCCCAATCTACCCCGGGTTCTTTGGACATCGGCATCGTTGGAAGCGAAGAACCACCCGAAATGACAAATCTGTGATATG GTCTTTCGTCTTCCTCACGTTATTAACAAACATCCCAGTATCCATTGCA CAATTCGGAAAAACAAGGCGACAGGTTGCTACATATGACAatcgaaaatggaacaacaatGCTAATAACAGGTTTAGAAATGTTGGTGCCTCTGATGTCAGCTACAACGACTATTTCGGATCACAATTGCAAAATCAGAGCCCATACAATACAGTTCCGGGGGCCACTGGTGACTCAGGGTGCAGATCAAAGGGTGGAGATTGCTGCCAAGCAATGTGCTTGGCTGAAAAGGGATCACGG GGACCTCCAGGATTGACTGGTCCTAGGGGTGAACAAGGAAGACAAGGATTTCCCGGCGTTGAAGGATTGCCCGGGCCAAAAGGAGAGCGGGGCTTGGATGGACCTCAAGGACCCAGAGGATCAAAGGGTGACAGAGGCAAAACTGGCGTGCCTGGGCATCCTGGATTCAAAGGAGACCACGGAATATCTGGAATACCAGGAATACCTGGAACACCTGGAATGCCTGGCTGTAACGGAACCGAC GGTGAGCGAGGAGACTCTGGATTTCCTGGAGCTCCGGGACCTCGAGGCTTCCCAGGTCTACCTGGTTCAAAGGGAATCAAAGGAGAACCTGCTTATGCTAGACCTGGAGCAGTTGGTCAAAAGGGAGAACCAGGTTTGGATGGTTCCCCGGGAAATCCCGGAATGCCAGGAGCTCAAGGCCTCCCTGGGATGAAAGGTGACAGGGGCGAATCAGGCCCAGAG GGCAAACCCGGGTCTCCTGGTGATAAAGGCcagaaaggagaaagaggaatcACATTTTATGGCCAGAAAGGACAGGCTGGACAAAAGGGTCCTCGTGGACCTCCTGGCCAATATAACGGAATTTCTCAAGTGGGTCCACTTAATCCCGAAATAAATTCCACAGTTTTTCGAGGACCTCCAGGTGACCAAGGAATGAAAGGGGACAATGGCCCACCTGGACCACCAGGGTtaaaaggagaaaaaggagaTCGAGGGTTCAACGGGCTCAACGGAAACCTGGGAGAAAAAGGATTGCCCGGCCCCCCTGGACCAAGA GGAAGAGAGGGCCGATTTGGTCCTCCCGGaccaattggccaaaaaggtgaTCAAGGGCGAGATGGATATGACGGTTTGCCAGGACGACCAGGGCAAAAGGGAGACCCAGGTTTACCTGGAAGTGATGGGCCATCTGGGTTACCAGGGCCTGTTGGTATGCCTGGG GGTGGAGTTGGAACGCCCGGACCTATTGGCCCTACCGGTCCCAGAGGATTTCCCGGACCACCTGGTCAGCCAGGACGCGACGGATTTGACGGTGCCCCAGGTATCAAAGGCGATATTGGCCCAGCTGGAGGATCAGGTTTGCCTGGATTGCCAGGACCAGAAGGCCCACCTGGAGTAAAAGGGGAGAAAGGGACGTCAGGACAGACTGGATTCCCAGGTAACCCTGGCCTGCGGGGTGAAAGGGGACCACCAGGTGCCCAAGGTCTTCCTGGCATTAAAGGAGACAAAGGAATGTCAATTCCG GGAGCCCGAGGCAAAGACGGCTTCCCCGGGAGGCCTGGTATGTCCGGGAGCAAGGGAGAAAGGGGCTATCCAGGTGAACGTGGAGTTCCTGGTGATGCTTTGAAAGGTACTCCTGGGCCTCCAGGTCAGCTTGGACCGATTGGAGAGAAGGGTAGAGATGGTATGCCTGGAAGGCCTGGTTTGCCAGGTTTAAAGGGAGACAAAGGTCTGAAAGGAGGAGAGTGTCCGTCTTGTTTCCCTGGTCCCAAGGGTGATAAAGGAGAACCCGGAAAGGATGGTACAGATGGTCGTCCTGGAGAACGAGGTCCATCTGGTGGAAGTGGTTTAAAGGGTGAACGAGGTGATGATGGACCAACTGGACCCCCTGGACTTCCTGGAACAGGC GGGCAACCAGGACGAGAAGGCCTGCCTGGACCGAAAGGAGAAAAGGGCAAAGATGCTATTGTTGCTGAAAATTTACTCAAAGGTGGATCTGGGCCTAAAGGTGAACGAGGTGAAAATGGATTTCCTGGGCCTCAAGGTCCTCCTGGTTCGCCAGGTTTGACAGGATTGCCAGGTCCGGTTGGGCTCCCAGGCATCAAGGGAGATCAAGGGCCCAAGGGCTTGGATGGATTTCCAGGAAGAAATGGAGTGCCAGGCCCTCCTGGAATAACAGGTCCTCCAGGCAGACCGTTGAAAGGAGATATTGGACCTCCAGGAGCAATTGGTGCGCCTGGTGAGAGAGGAGATGATGGAGATTTGGGACCAAGGGGAGAGCCAGGAGATTGCCCACCAATGGAAGCTGATGCATCCACTGTGGGGCCCAAAGGAGAACCAGGTATTCCAGGACGACGAGGCGAAAAGGCAGAAAAAGGAGAACCTGGTCCAATGGGACCCCCTGGACCAAGTGGACCAAAAGGGGATAGAGGACAACAAGGAAATCCTGGGCCTTATGGCACTCCTGGTCAGCCGGGATTGAAGGGAGATAGAGGAATTCCTGGTGTAATAGGATTCCCAGGACCAAAAGGAGATCAAGGCTTGCCTGGATTGCCTGGAAGATTGGGTGATAAAGGATTCAAAGGAGATGCCGGTATTCCCGGAGTCGGGCCTCCAGGGCCATCTGGCTTACCAGGCATGAAAGGCGAAAAAGGACTACCTGGTTTACCTGGCAAGACTGGGCCGGCTGGAAATCCAGGAAAGATTGGATTTCCTGGTCAGAAGGGAGATCAAGGACTGGATGGGCTTCCTGGATTATATGGAGTCAAAGGAGACAAGGGTAATTCAGGCCCTCTTGGACCTCAAGGTCCCCCAGGCCCTCCTGGACCTCCAGGTCGAGATGGTCCAAAAGGAAATCCAGGACCTTTGGGAGAAAACGGAGCCCCAGGAATGCCTGGAAGACCTGGAGAAAAGGGTGACAAAGGTTTCTCTGGCCGAGATGGTATTAAAGGCTTTCCTGGCTTGCCTGGTCGACCTG GTGTTCCCGGCATTAGAGGCTTGGATGGTTTGCCAGGATCAAAGGGAGACCAAGGCCAAGTAGGATTTCCTGGTGGACCTGGGAATCCTGGGGTGAGTGGAAATCCTGGCGCACCAGGATTTCCTGGAGCAAAGGGGGATATAGGACCAATTGGACCAAATGGGAGACCTGGTATGCCTGGCCAGCCTGGGCAAAAGGGACGTGATGGGCTTCCAGGACCTATG ggaCCAAGAGGTTTTCCGGGAAATGTTGCTGCCAAAGGTGACAAGGGTAACGCGGGACTTCCTGGGCCTCCTGGTCAAGTGGGTGCTCCTGGAATGGATGGGATCCCAGGAACAAAGGGTGACTCAGGTCTGCCTGGGTTTGGAAGACCTGGTCTTAAAGGCGACAAAGGAGAGCGTGGTTCGTCTGGTGCGCCTGGTTTCCCTGGAATGAAGGGCGAAAAAGGAAATGCAGGCATGGTTGGCTTACCCGGGCCCAAAGGAGAACGTGGTTCTAATGGATTTGCTGGAATGCCTGGCATGCAAGGTCTTGACGGTCGTCCAGGAATGAAAGGAGAACCTGGAATCCCTGGAATTGATGGAAGGCCAGGAATGAAAGGGAATACTGGATTTCCTGGGAAACCCGGCAACGATGGAAGAATTGGTAATCCTGGTCCAGCTGGTCCTAAAGGTTATCCTGGCATGCCTGGACAACGCGGCGACAAGGGAGCTATCGGTCTCCCTGGGCGACCTGGATTGCAAGGAATCAAAGGCGATAAAGGCGACCGTGGAACAACAGGTTTGCCCGGACTTCCAGGAgtaaaaggagaaagaggctTTCCAGGACCGGAAGGAAATAATGGTTTGCCAGGAGACAAGGGCAGAGATGGCATGCCAGGAATTCCAGGCCAGCCAGGAATGAACGGACAAAAGG GAATGAGTGGATCTCCAGGAGTACCAGGTCAAAGTGGTGAAACTATCAAAGGCGAAAAAGGCTTGCCTGGAGTGCCAGGAAAGCAAGGGCGTCCTGGTCAACCAGGGTTCCCCGGAATCAAAGGTGATGAAGGTGTGCCTGGTTTGCCTGGCAGAGATGGACAAAAGGGAGATACAGGACCTCAAGGCTTTCCCGGCCCAAGAGGCGAGGCTGGACCAACAGGGCCACCAGGAATGCCGGGACGTGATGGAATGAAAGGAAATTCTGGCATGCCTGGCATTCCAGGTTTCCCCGGACAAAAGGGAAACAATGGGCAAAGTGGTCCGCCAGGCCCGCCTGGTTTAAAGGGTGAGCCTGGTACCCCAGGAAGAACAGGGATCACAGGATTCCCCGGAATAAAAGGAGATGCAGGTGACAATGGACCTCCAGGTCGCCCTGGAACCCCGGGTCTACAAGGAACAAAGGGAGACTCAGGTCCACCCGGTCCATTTGGCCCACCTGGAATTCAGGGAGAGAAAGGGCAAGCTGGACGGCCCGGTATGCCTGGTATGAAAGGGAACCCTGGAGTCCCTGGCATTAGAGGACCTCCCGGTAATCCAGGACTCCCCGGCTTACCTGGCCTTCAAGGTTCGCCAGGCATTCCCGGAATCAAGGGAGACAGGGGGAAAGCTGGCTTTGATGGCGTTCCTGGTCCTCCTGGGCTTCCAGGCATGAAAGGTGACGCTGGTTTTGAAGGTCGACCTGGCTTATCT ggCCCTCCTGGTATCCCAGGTACACCTGGTCGAGATGGTCAAGACTGTCAAGCTGACTCAACATATCTGTCAGGGAATCTCCTCGTTCGTCATAGTCAAGCAGCTAGCATACCATTGTGTGGGGAAGGTGAAGAAAAACTTTGGGATGGATACTCCATGCTGTATATTGAAGGAAACGAGAAGGCCCACCATCAAGATCTGG GTATGGCTGGCTCATGCATCAACCGGTTCAATACCATGCCTTTCTTGTTCTGTGATGTCAATGATGTCTGCAATTATGCTAGTAGAAATGACAAGAGTTACTGGCTCTCCACCAATGCTCCCATCCCCATGATGCCTGTGGCAGAATTTGCCATCCGGGAATTCATTTCCAGATGTGTGGTTTGTGAGACTAGAGCAAATGTAATGGCCGTCCACAGTCAAGATGAAAATGTGCCCGACTGTCCAAATGGTTGGGGCAGCCTTTGGTTGGGATACAGCTTTGCCATG CACACTGCCGCTGGTGCCGAAGGAGGCGGCCAGTCTCTCTCTAGCCCTGGCTCTTGTCTCAAAGACTTCAGAGCCACGCCATTTATCGAGTGTTCGGGAGGGCGTGGCACTTGCCACTACTTTGCCAACAAATTTTCCTTCTGGTTGGCCACCATCGATCCCAACGCCCAATTCaaccaacccattcctcaaacacTGAAAGCGGGAACCTTGAGAATGCGTGTCAGCCGTTGTCAGGTGTGCATGAAGCAAACGTGA